From Desulforegula conservatrix Mb1Pa:
CCTTTACCGACGCCTGATGGTGACACTTGTGGCATTGGTACAGATCTCTTGATTTGAGCTCGCAAAATTTCGAACCGCCGCAATTCGGACAACTAAAACCATGCGGCCATCTAAGTCTGAATAATGAGTCTTGGCACTTATCTTCGGTCCCATATTCGGACAGGAATTCGTGAATACTCTTTCCTTTTTGAAATTGGATCATATTTTTTGCCATGCTACACCTCCATCATATCTGGATAATCTTTCACATGCCTTAAGATAAGCATGGCGGAGTAAAAATGGTAATCAAAATTTTAAATATGGTCTGAGCTGCCAAGATAAGTCCTGAAATATATTCATTGCCCAGGGGGAAAATTATCATGTGTTGGAATATAAATATTTTGAATTACTGGACTATTCGTTCATAGGACTTATCTTTTGCTGTAAGTGTTGGTAATGTTTACTGACCTATTTGTACCGAATAATTTCAGGCTTTATGATTAGGGGTTCCTCTGGTTGAAGCTGCCACGATTGATTATGGATTTACGGGGACTCATAAAAATGTCTGTGATTTGAATGGCAGGAGGATCGCAAAATGATAGGTTCAGAAAGTGTTGCAGATGTGGAATTTTCTCTTGAGTGGAAGAGCGGGGATGCTTCTCACAGGGAAGTCAGCTTCAGAAGAATCAATTTCTGGAGAGATATCATGCCAGGAGATCTCTATTCTATGTTTATGGGATCTTTTGAGGGGGATCGCTTTGATACCAGGTTTCGTGCGGGTGAGTTTGTCCCTTTGTATAATCAGCACGGTGAGATAAAAATCAAAAGAAGCCTGTTCAATGATTCTAAGGCCTCACTAAGGGTCGGGAGATTTTATCCCCGTGGGTTGCTTAAAGGTCTGCCAGGTCTTTTTCCGGAAAACATAGAGCCTTTCAGATGCACTTATTATGACGGGGACTTACTCCACGCCGACTTTAATCATCCAATGGCTGGCAGGGAAGTCCATATTGAGGCCATGATTCGCGGTGTTAATCCTGTGGCAAACACCATTGGCGGGGAATGTGCCGTTTTATCCGAAGTGCTTGTTTCAGGGCCTGGGATGCAGGCCAGATGGAAAGAAAAACCTACTCATTTCATAAGTCATGAGGATGATTTTAAAAGAGAGATAG
This genomic window contains:
- a CDS encoding transposase translates to MAKNMIQFQKGKSIHEFLSEYGTEDKCQDSLFRLRWPHGFSCPNCGGSKFCELKSRDLYQCHKCHHQASVK